One stretch of Euphorbia lathyris chromosome 7, ddEupLath1.1, whole genome shotgun sequence DNA includes these proteins:
- the LOC136235893 gene encoding F-box protein At5g07610-like produces the protein MGISNFSAEIIGSNDDLLTEILFRLPAKPLLRFKSVSKHWLSLISSSQFSSLHTLRNANSTISGFMYRYANSKVTRLPIDSSSSSSSSSSSSALDSFDISTTKILQSCNGLLLCSSFPKVGVARSYYISNPTTNQFFTLPSVSSPSTIIYGLNLACDPSQTSYYKVICVRSTDASISHRQIEIYESEIGAWRISGSPFEAPFDMVFDNGVFWNGGIHWISPTGKTLYFNICRECIGRFPALPFTDGWGKRRLRYFGESGGHLNLIEIYEPRSEQFKVFEMNKDYSDWRVRYHVDFDLILKEFPEMVSGCLDSSRYYLVILSVVEEEKEEESSLLLHIPGKIVSYNFKTKIFSVVSDVKGRATNSLPFARLDAYKYIETLASVC, from the coding sequence ATGGGGATTTCGAATTTCTCGGCTGAAATTATCGGCAGCAACGACGATCTCCTCACTGAAATTCTCTTCCGATTACCGGCAAAGCCTCTGCTCCGATTCAAATCCGTATCCAAACACTGGCTCTCTCTCATTTCCTCTTCCCAGTTCTCTTCTCTTCACACTCTGCGTAACGCAAATTCCACCATTTCCGGTTTCATGTATCGATACGCTAACTCCAAAGTCACTCGCCTTCCTattgattcttcttcttcttcttcgtcgtcGTCGTCGTCTTCGGCTTTGGATTCTTTCGATATTAGCACTACCAAGATTCTCCAGTCCTGCAATGGCCTTCTTCTCTGCTCCAGTTTTCCTAAAGTAGGTGTTGCAAGGAGCTACTATATTTCTAATCCCACCACTAACCAATTCTTTACCCTACCTTCTGTTTCATCTCCGTCTACTATTATATATGGGCTCAATTTAGCTTGTGATCCCTCACAAACATCGTATTACAAGGTTATCTGTGTTCGTTCGACAGATGCCTCAATCTCCCATCGCCAAATCGAGATATATGAATCTGAAATTGGAGCATGGAGGATTTCTGGATCTCCTTTTGAAGCTCCATTCGATATGGTTTTTGATAATGGAGTGTTCTGGAATGGCGGAATTCATTGGATTAGTCCTACCGGTAAGACgctatattttaatatttgtaGAGAGTGTATTGGGCGTTTTCCTGCTCTTCCCTTCACAGATGGATGGGGGAAAAGAAGATTGCGATACTTTGGTGAATCTGGTGGCCATTTGAATCTAATTGAAATCTACGAACCTCGTTCTGAACAATTCAAAGTGTTTGAGATGAACAAAGATTATTCTGATTGGAGAGTTAGATATCATGTGGATTTTGATCTTATTTTGAAAGAATTTCCGGAGATGGTTAGTGGCTGTTTGGATTCTAGTCGTTACTATCTTGTTATTCTGAGTGTTGTTGAagaggagaaggaagaagagtcATCACTCTTGCTCCACATACCTGGTAAGATCGTTTCTTATAATTTTAAGACCAAAATATTCAGTGTAGTTAGTGATGTTAAGGGTAGGGCTACCAATTCATTGCCATTTGCAAGGCTTGATGCTTACAAGTATATTGAAACTTTGGCTTCTGTTTGTTGA